One Candidatus Bathyarchaeota archaeon DNA segment encodes these proteins:
- the albA gene encoding DNA-binding protein Alba: MSEKASDVIFVGNKPPMSYVLAIITAFSSGAQKEITLKARGQAITTAVDVAEITRSRFIKDLKVSKIAIGTAEMPPREGENRSRMVSTIEITLTKA, from the coding sequence ATGTCTGAAAAAGCAAGTGACGTAATCTTCGTTGGAAACAAACCACCCATGAGCTATGTGCTCGCCATCATAACAGCGTTCTCAAGTGGTGCCCAAAAAGAAATAACCCTAAAAGCACGAGGCCAAGCAATAACCACCGCAGTCGACGTAGCCGAAATCACCAGAAGCCGCTTCATCAAAGATCTTAAAGTCAGCAAAATCGCAATCGGCACTGCCGAGATGCCACCACGTGAAGGCGAAAACAGGTCCAGAATGGTTTCCACAATAGAGATTACTCTAACAAAAGCATAA
- a CDS encoding DMT family transporter yields the protein MIGELASLGAAISWAIAPLLYRKALQNTKPLSANIVRCVTNAAVLVAFLVAFGLWGVLASLPLWVVAVTVVSGFLGLGVGDTLYMYGLKAIGVSRAVPLVSSYPLFSLVWAVFLLGQPLFLSAVVGAAVILVGIWLLSTQKIPDEAAVRGRRVWLGVSLCLATAFVWSVSVTMMDWAVTNVTVDGLGANYAVVTVRIAAMALLLIAISPLIDRDRSFLKMNRRTVALLCIGGLVANGLGWFLMNYSFLQIDPARAIPISSTSPLFAAIAGFLFLREKASLKTIIGAVAVVAGIALIFIL from the coding sequence ATGATAGGGGAACTCGCATCCTTAGGTGCAGCCATAAGCTGGGCCATAGCACCATTACTGTACCGCAAAGCACTGCAGAACACTAAACCACTCTCCGCCAACATAGTGCGCTGCGTAACAAACGCGGCGGTGTTGGTTGCCTTTTTGGTGGCGTTTGGTTTATGGGGGGTTTTAGCAAGTTTACCGCTTTGGGTTGTCGCTGTTACCGTAGTCAGCGGGTTTTTGGGGTTAGGCGTCGGCGACACCCTATACATGTATGGGCTCAAAGCGATCGGCGTCTCCAGAGCTGTCCCTTTGGTCTCCTCTTACCCGCTGTTTAGTCTCGTATGGGCAGTGTTTCTGCTGGGTCAACCCCTGTTTTTGTCTGCCGTGGTTGGTGCTGCGGTTATTCTGGTTGGAATATGGCTTTTGAGCACCCAAAAAATCCCTGATGAAGCAGCAGTTAGAGGCAGGCGGGTTTGGCTTGGCGTCAGCTTGTGCTTGGCTACGGCGTTTGTGTGGTCGGTAAGCGTCACGATGATGGATTGGGCAGTAACTAACGTCACCGTTGATGGTTTAGGGGCTAACTACGCGGTGGTAACCGTTCGAATCGCCGCCATGGCTTTGCTCTTGATAGCGATATCCCCTTTGATTGACCGTGACCGCAGTTTTCTAAAAATGAACCGTCGCACCGTTGCCCTACTTTGCATTGGGGGATTAGTCGCTAACGGTTTAGGATGGTTTTTGATGAACTACAGTTTCCTACAAATAGACCCCGCCCGAGCAATCCCCATCTCCTCAACATCGCCCCTGTTCGCTGCCATCGCAGGCTTCCTGTTTCTCCGCGAAAAAGCTTCACTCAAAACCATCATTGGGGCAGTTGCAGTCGTGGCAGGCATAGCCTTGATTTTCATATTGTAA
- a CDS encoding helix-turn-helix domain-containing protein, with product MSVSPGLREILARRIAGEIILSSRPGSTMRKWRELFAVSQTSLSEAMGLSSSVVSDYESGRRKSPGAKFIRRFVVSLISIDEKKGSRFIREFAKLTSSPSMAVVDLREFPIPVRVEYLCKAIGGEVVACKDKFVKEVNGYTVIDSRKAVEAYSGSEYAQLFGATTDRALVFTNVDGGSLPMMIIRVSSLKPRVVIFHKAQPDEEAIRIAEYEQIPLIYSSAPSVEQLVMSLRKLYRIALRIKLGKKRVRPPPKISA from the coding sequence ATGTCTGTGTCGCCGGGTCTAAGAGAAATTTTAGCTAGAAGAATCGCCGGAGAAATCATACTTTCAAGCAGGCCCGGTTCGACCATGCGGAAATGGCGCGAGTTATTCGCGGTTTCACAAACTAGCCTCAGCGAAGCCATGGGATTATCCTCTTCAGTTGTAAGCGATTACGAGAGCGGCAGACGCAAAAGCCCCGGAGCAAAATTCATCCGCCGATTCGTGGTTTCATTGATTTCTATTGACGAAAAGAAGGGCAGTCGCTTCATCCGAGAATTCGCCAAACTCACCAGTTCACCGAGCATGGCCGTGGTGGACTTGCGGGAGTTCCCAATCCCCGTCCGAGTGGAGTACCTCTGCAAAGCCATCGGCGGCGAAGTCGTGGCTTGCAAAGACAAATTCGTCAAAGAAGTCAACGGCTACACCGTCATAGACAGCCGTAAAGCAGTCGAGGCTTATTCTGGTTCTGAGTACGCACAGCTGTTTGGGGCAACCACAGATCGAGCGCTGGTCTTCACCAACGTTGACGGCGGCAGCTTGCCGATGATGATTATCCGCGTTAGCAGCCTCAAACCCCGCGTTGTCATATTCCACAAAGCCCAACCCGACGAAGAAGCCATCCGCATAGCCGAATACGAACAGATACCGCTGATTTATTCATCTGCCCCCAGTGTTGAGCAGCTGGTTATGTCGCTGCGTAAACTTTACCGTATCGCGTTGCGGATAAAGTTGGGTAAGAAGAGGGTGCGTCCACCGCCAAAAATAAGCGCCTAA